The following coding sequences are from one Pseudomonas mendocina window:
- a CDS encoding multifunctional CCA addition/repair protein — protein sequence MQIYKVGGAVRDRLLGRPVSEVDWVVVGASAEQMLELGYRPVGADFPVFLHPQTGEEYALARTERKSGRGYGGFTFHASPDVTLEEDLIRRDLTVNAMAEDEQGALIDPYNGQHDLQARILRHVSPAFAEDPLRVLRVARFAARYAPLGFSVAPETLALMRQLAESGELGHLTAERSWKEISRALMEPRPDVFIQVLRDCGALAALLPEVDVLFGVPQPPAHHPEIDTGVHVLSVLRQCAEHQQPLNVRWACLLHDVGKGLTPEADWPRHIAHEHKGLKLIQAINERCKAPRDYAELASLVGEFHTHGHRALELRPSTLLELLQRFDVFRRPQRFAEFVAACEMDARGRQGLEQREYPQAAYLLGAAEVARQVAVKPLLEKGFKGAELGEALNRERLKALKGYKEQQSLLTKP from the coding sequence ATGCAGATCTACAAAGTCGGCGGCGCAGTACGTGATCGTCTGCTCGGCCGCCCCGTCAGCGAAGTGGACTGGGTCGTGGTCGGTGCCAGTGCCGAGCAGATGCTCGAACTCGGTTACCGCCCCGTGGGTGCCGACTTTCCGGTATTCCTGCACCCGCAGACGGGCGAGGAATACGCCCTGGCTCGCACCGAGCGCAAGAGCGGCCGCGGTTATGGCGGATTCACCTTTCACGCCAGCCCCGACGTCACGCTGGAAGAAGACCTGATCCGCCGCGACCTCACCGTCAACGCCATGGCCGAGGACGAACAAGGCGCGCTGATCGATCCCTACAATGGCCAGCACGATCTTCAGGCACGCATCCTGCGCCACGTTTCCCCGGCCTTCGCCGAAGACCCGCTGCGCGTACTGCGCGTCGCCCGCTTCGCCGCACGCTATGCGCCGCTCGGTTTCAGCGTTGCGCCGGAAACCCTGGCACTGATGCGTCAGTTGGCAGAGTCCGGCGAACTGGGCCATCTCACCGCCGAACGCAGCTGGAAGGAAATATCCCGCGCACTGATGGAGCCACGCCCGGATGTATTCATCCAGGTGCTACGCGACTGCGGCGCGCTGGCCGCCCTACTGCCAGAAGTGGACGTCCTGTTCGGCGTACCGCAACCGCCCGCCCATCACCCGGAGATCGATACCGGTGTGCATGTATTGAGCGTGCTGCGCCAGTGTGCCGAACATCAGCAACCGCTGAACGTACGCTGGGCGTGCCTGCTTCACGATGTTGGCAAGGGGCTGACCCCAGAGGCCGACTGGCCACGTCATATCGCCCACGAGCACAAAGGTCTGAAGCTGATTCAGGCGATCAACGAACGCTGCAAGGCACCGCGTGACTACGCTGAGCTGGCGTCACTCGTCGGCGAGTTCCATACCCACGGGCACCGTGCCCTGGAGCTGCGTCCCTCGACGCTGCTGGAGCTGCTGCAACGCTTCGACGTGTTCCGTCGGCCGCAGCGCTTCGCCGAGTTCGTCGCAGCTTGCGAAATGGACGCGCGTGGTCGCCAGGGTCTGGAACAGCGTGAATATCCACAAGCCGCATATCTGCTAGGCGCCGCCGAGGTCGCTCGGCAAGTGGCGGTCAAACCGCTGCTAGAAAAGGGTTTCAAAGGTGCCGAGCTGGGCGAAGCGCTCAATCGCGAACGTCTGAAAGCGCTCAAGGGCTACAAGGAGCAGCAGTCTCTTTTAACGAAACCGTAG
- the tsaD gene encoding tRNA (adenosine(37)-N6)-threonylcarbamoyltransferase complex transferase subunit TsaD, whose product MLVLGLETSCDETGVALYDSERGLLSDALFSQIDLHRVYGGVVPELASRDHVKRMLPLIRQVLDEAGKQASDIDALAYTAGPGLVGALLVGASCAQALAFAWGIPAIGVHHMEGHLLAPMLEEQPPAFPFVALLVSGGHTQLVRVDGIGQYQLLGESLDDAAGEAFDKTAKLMGLNYPGGPEIAKLAEQGTPGRFVFPRPMTDRPGLDFSFSGLKTFALNTWQQCRTNDDDLDQARRDIALAFQQAVVETLTIKCKRALKQTGLKSLVIAGGVSANKALREHLERMLGEMKGKVFYARPRFCTDNGAMIAYAGCQRLLAGQHEDLAIKVQARWPMESLPAL is encoded by the coding sequence ATGCTCGTACTGGGATTGGAAACTTCCTGCGATGAAACCGGCGTTGCGCTCTATGACAGCGAGCGCGGCCTGCTGAGCGATGCGTTGTTCAGCCAGATCGACCTGCACCGGGTCTACGGCGGCGTAGTGCCTGAGCTGGCTTCGCGCGATCACGTCAAACGCATGTTGCCGTTGATCCGCCAGGTGCTGGACGAAGCCGGCAAGCAGGCCAGCGATATCGACGCGCTGGCCTACACGGCTGGCCCTGGCCTGGTCGGTGCGCTGCTGGTGGGCGCTTCCTGCGCGCAGGCGCTGGCCTTCGCCTGGGGCATACCGGCTATCGGCGTACACCATATGGAAGGTCACCTGCTGGCGCCGATGCTGGAAGAACAGCCGCCGGCATTTCCGTTCGTCGCCTTGCTGGTTTCCGGTGGACACACCCAACTGGTGCGGGTCGATGGCATTGGCCAGTATCAATTGCTCGGCGAGTCGCTGGACGATGCCGCGGGTGAGGCGTTCGACAAGACCGCCAAGCTGATGGGGCTCAATTATCCTGGCGGCCCGGAAATTGCCAAACTGGCAGAGCAGGGCACGCCGGGACGCTTTGTCTTCCCTCGGCCGATGACCGATCGCCCTGGCCTGGATTTCAGCTTCAGTGGCCTGAAGACCTTCGCCCTCAATACCTGGCAGCAGTGTCGTACCAATGACGACGACCTCGATCAAGCTCGCCGCGACATCGCGCTGGCCTTCCAGCAGGCCGTGGTTGAGACTCTGACCATCAAGTGCAAGCGTGCGCTCAAGCAGACGGGGCTCAAAAGCCTGGTGATCGCGGGCGGCGTTAGTGCCAACAAGGCGCTGCGTGAGCATCTGGAGCGCATGCTGGGTGAGATGAAGGGCAAGGTGTTCTATGCGCGGCCACGCTTCTGCACCGACAACGGCGCGATGATCGCCTATGCCGGTTGTCAGCGCCTGTTGGCCGGGCAGCATGAGGATCTGGCGATCAAGGTGCAGGCGCGTTGGCCGATGGAGTCGTTGCCGGCGCTCTAA
- the folB gene encoding dihydroneopterin aldolase — MDRVFIEGLEVDTVIGAYDWERDIRQCLRLDLQMGWDNRPAAADDDLNRALDYASVSARIQAFASESQFILVETFAERLVQVLMEEFQIPWIRLKLTKPGAVPAARGGVGVEIERGCL; from the coding sequence GTGGACAGAGTATTTATCGAGGGGCTGGAGGTCGATACGGTGATCGGCGCCTACGATTGGGAGCGCGACATTCGCCAGTGCCTGCGCCTCGACCTGCAGATGGGCTGGGATAACCGCCCGGCCGCGGCCGACGATGATCTCAACCGGGCGCTCGACTACGCCAGCGTGTCCGCGCGTATTCAGGCCTTCGCTTCCGAATCGCAATTCATCCTGGTGGAAACCTTCGCCGAACGCTTGGTGCAGGTGTTGATGGAGGAATTCCAGATTCCCTGGATACGCCTCAAGCTGACCAAGCCCGGCGCCGTGCCGGCGGCACGTGGTGGGGTAGGCGTGGAGATCGAGCGCGGATGTCTCTGA
- the folK gene encoding 2-amino-4-hydroxy-6-hydroxymethyldihydropteridine diphosphokinase: MSLTRVFLGLGSNIEREAHLVAGLEALAGLLADMRCSPVFESHAVGIKSGNFFNLVVVGETELPLLELDRRLKFIEADNGRYAPDRKGLPLDIDVLLYGEQVGNFNGLILPRAEILKNAFVLWPLALLAPQLQHPVDGRSFAELWAATQINQQLWPAAFQWRGAELTPQALLQAHSDGAA; encoded by the coding sequence ATGTCTCTGACCCGGGTATTCCTTGGCCTCGGCAGCAATATCGAGCGCGAGGCTCACCTTGTTGCCGGGCTCGAGGCACTGGCTGGTCTGCTTGCTGACATGCGCTGCTCGCCGGTATTCGAGAGCCACGCCGTGGGCATCAAGAGCGGCAACTTCTTCAATCTGGTGGTGGTGGGCGAGACCGAGCTACCGCTGCTGGAGCTGGATCGCCGGCTGAAATTCATCGAAGCCGACAACGGCCGCTACGCGCCGGATCGCAAGGGTTTGCCGCTGGATATCGACGTACTGCTGTACGGTGAGCAGGTCGGCAACTTCAATGGCTTGATCCTGCCGCGCGCGGAGATTCTCAAGAACGCTTTCGTGCTGTGGCCCCTGGCGCTGCTGGCGCCGCAGTTGCAGCACCCGGTGGATGGTCGTTCGTTCGCTGAGCTGTGGGCGGCGACGCAGATCAATCAGCAACTCTGGCCAGCCGCCTTTCAGTGGCGTGGTGCCGAGTTGACGCCGCAGGCGCTGTTGCAGGCGCATTCGGACGGGGCTGCGTAG
- a CDS encoding DUF4136 domain-containing protein, which yields MRLFLVILLCLGLATCTSHIPQARILSPADASLAGRHSFELIDPQSSLEGEAPFPERYRQLPQLLRHGLSARGYHESQQPQLHLYYWLAVQDSPLMFKVDTPPPNALGSYQAIHRLRDETGTLRLRLTDLDGRILWEGVISTGLSPARDSAELLERAIQVLTEQIPQATP from the coding sequence ATGCGCTTATTTCTGGTAATTCTCCTGTGCCTGGGACTGGCCACCTGCACCAGTCATATTCCCCAGGCACGCATACTCAGCCCCGCCGATGCCTCGCTCGCCGGGCGCCACAGTTTCGAGCTGATCGACCCACAATCCAGCCTGGAGGGCGAAGCGCCCTTTCCAGAGCGTTATCGCCAGCTTCCGCAACTGCTGCGCCATGGCCTATCCGCACGGGGTTACCACGAGAGCCAGCAGCCGCAACTACATCTCTATTACTGGCTGGCCGTGCAGGACAGCCCATTGATGTTCAAGGTCGACACGCCGCCACCCAACGCACTTGGTTCCTATCAGGCCATCCATCGCTTGCGCGACGAAACCGGTACCTTGCGCCTGCGCCTCACCGACCTTGACGGGCGCATTCTCTGGGAAGGCGTGATCAGCACCGGACTGAGCCCGGCGCGTGACAGTGCCGAACTGCTGGAGCGTGCTATTCAGGTGCTGACCGAGCAGATTCCGCAAGCCACACCGTAG
- the plsY gene encoding glycerol-3-phosphate 1-O-acyltransferase PlsY: MFWLLAILAYLLGSLSFAILLSRLAGGPDPRASGSGNPGATNMLRVAGKKLAVMTLIGDLLKGLLPILIAKLLGLSLHQQAWIGLAAVVGHLYPLYFRFRGGKGVATAAGMLLGLYPPAALLALAAWALVFLLTRTSSLASLIATPLTLPLLAWQQPAALLPACVLTGLIVWRHRGNLRDLFAGRERRF, encoded by the coding sequence ATGTTCTGGCTTCTGGCGATCCTCGCCTACCTGCTCGGCTCGTTGTCCTTCGCCATCCTGCTCAGCCGACTTGCTGGCGGGCCAGACCCGCGCGCCAGCGGCTCGGGTAACCCCGGCGCCACCAATATGCTGCGGGTGGCCGGCAAGAAGCTCGCTGTCATGACGCTGATCGGCGACCTGCTCAAGGGCCTGCTACCGATCCTGATCGCCAAGCTGCTCGGCCTCAGCCTGCATCAGCAGGCCTGGATCGGGCTGGCCGCTGTCGTCGGCCACCTCTATCCACTGTACTTTCGCTTCCGCGGCGGCAAGGGCGTGGCCACTGCCGCCGGCATGCTGCTCGGCCTCTACCCACCAGCCGCACTACTCGCCCTTGCGGCATGGGCTCTGGTCTTCCTGCTGACCCGCACCAGCTCACTGGCCTCGCTGATCGCTACCCCGCTGACGCTGCCACTGCTGGCCTGGCAACAACCGGCGGCCCTGCTACCGGCCTGCGTGCTGACCGGGCTGATCGTCTGGCGTCACCGCGGCAACCTGCGTGATCTGTTCGCCGGCCGCGAGCGCCGTTTTTAA